The sequence GGAAGTTGCACTGCTGCGGTACACGCCTGCCGCTGGCTCGATTGGCACCTGCCGATATAAGTTAAAGCCGACTCAAACCGAAGACTTCACGCGGGCGATCGATGTCATGAAAGCACACGACATCGGCTATTTTCTTTACATTGGTGGAAACGATTCGATGGACACCGCCCATAAGATCGCTGCGATGGCGCGCGAGCGTGGGCTGGACTTGATTGCCGTTGGTGTGCCCAAGACGATCGATAATGACGTGGGAGACAGCGAATTCAAGCTCGTCGATCACACTCCCGGCTACGGCAGCACCGCGAAGTATTGGCTGCATATGGTTCAATACGCCAATGAAGAGAACGCCGGAAGTTGTCCGGCCGATCCGGTGCTGGTGATGCAGGCGATGGGGCGCAAAATCGGCTATATTCCTGCTGCGGCACGATTGGCGGATCCTGGCCGCGAGTTGCCGCTGCAGATTTATTTGGCCGAAAGCCCCTGTTCGCTCGAGCAACTGGCCGACAACGTAAATGCACAATTGAAGAAAGTCGGCCGCTGCCTGGTCGTCATCAGCGAAGGCTTCGACGTGGGCGGAGTCGGGGAAGTGAAGGATTCGTTCGGCCACACCATGTTCAGTTCCAGCCAGATGACGGTAGCGCAAGTCGTCGTGAATTACTTAAACAAGGTCGGATTGGCGGCGAAGGGAGCGGCCCGCGGCAATGTGCCGGGGACCGATCAGCGCCACGCGATGGCCTACGCCTCGACGGTCGATCTGGAAGAAGCTTACCGCAGCGGGCAAATGTCGGCCCTGCTGGCCGCACGCGGCGAAGGAGGCTACATGTCCACCATCCTCCGCACGCCGGGGCCGATCTACGCGGCGAAGTACGACAAAGTGCCACTGGAAAAAGTCGCCGCGGCCGACCGGTCGTTCCCGAAACAATGGATTGCCGCCAACGGCTACGACGTGACCGACGATTTCGCCCGCTACGCCAAGCCGCTCGTCGGCGAAGACATG comes from Pirellulales bacterium and encodes:
- a CDS encoding diphosphate--fructose-6-phosphate 1-phosphotransferase, with the translated sequence MPQRRNMVVAQSGGPSPVINNSLRGIIETSRQMSEIGIVYGARHGIEGVLKEELLNLSAQSAEEVALLRYTPAAGSIGTCRYKLKPTQTEDFTRAIDVMKAHDIGYFLYIGGNDSMDTAHKIAAMARERGLDLIAVGVPKTIDNDVGDSEFKLVDHTPGYGSTAKYWLHMVQYANEENAGSCPADPVLVMQAMGRKIGYIPAAARLADPGRELPLQIYLAESPCSLEQLADNVNAQLKKVGRCLVVISEGFDVGGVGEVKDSFGHTMFSSSQMTVAQVVVNYLNKVGLAAKGAARGNVPGTDQRHAMAYASTVDLEEAYRSGQMSALLAARGEGGYMSTILRTPGPIYAAKYDKVPLEKVAAADRSFPKQWIAANGYDVTDDFARYAKPLVGEDMVTLPMIDGRQRMTRFEPIYAEQKLPKYVPQGDRKT